One window of the Rhizorhabdus dicambivorans genome contains the following:
- the ntrB gene encoding nitrate ABC transporter permease: MTSPVRLASQEQEQPAGKAPLPQAEIIPYPGTHPAAAEVKKGIDLSPLLGGLRNAALAVLPTLLMVAALLMVWEMACSGEGSSLPAPSKVWTDSKEVILHPLKGVEMDGIGFKIQDGGDVGIAGHVLTSLKRVALGFTLSAIFGIALGILIGQSQFAYRALDPLFQILRTVPPLAWLPLSLAIFQQAQPSAIFLIFITAIWPVILNTAAGVQNIPMTYRNVAKVLSLNPFEYFTKVMLPATVPHMFTGLRIGIGMSWLAIVAAEMVQGGTGIGFFIWDSYNSSLLTDTIVALVWIGIIGFALDRIVGWIGRRIARQA; this comes from the coding sequence ATGACCTCCCCGGTTCGTCTCGCCAGCCAGGAACAGGAGCAGCCCGCCGGCAAGGCGCCGCTGCCCCAGGCGGAGATCATCCCCTATCCCGGCACCCATCCCGCCGCGGCTGAAGTGAAGAAGGGCATCGACCTGTCCCCGCTGCTCGGCGGGCTGCGCAACGCCGCGCTGGCGGTGCTGCCCACCCTGCTGATGGTGGCGGCGCTGCTGATGGTTTGGGAAATGGCGTGCAGCGGCGAAGGATCGTCGCTGCCCGCCCCCTCCAAGGTGTGGACCGACAGCAAGGAGGTGATCCTCCATCCGCTGAAGGGCGTCGAGATGGACGGGATCGGCTTCAAGATCCAGGACGGCGGCGACGTCGGCATCGCCGGCCATGTGCTGACCAGCCTGAAGCGGGTGGCGCTGGGCTTCACCCTATCGGCGATCTTCGGCATCGCGCTGGGCATCCTGATCGGCCAGAGCCAGTTCGCCTATCGCGCACTCGATCCATTGTTCCAGATCTTGCGCACGGTGCCACCGCTCGCCTGGCTGCCGCTGAGCCTCGCCATCTTCCAGCAGGCGCAGCCATCGGCGATCTTCCTGATCTTCATCACCGCGATCTGGCCGGTGATCCTGAACACCGCCGCCGGCGTGCAGAACATCCCCATGACCTATCGCAACGTGGCCAAGGTGCTGTCGCTCAACCCGTTCGAATATTTCACCAAGGTGATGCTGCCGGCCACCGTGCCGCACATGTTCACCGGCCTGCGGATCGGCATCGGCATGAGCTGGCTGGCGATCGTCGCGGCGGAGATGGTCCAGGGTGGAACCGGGATCGGTTTCTTCATCTGGGACAGCTACAACAGCTCGCTGCTCACCGACACGATCGTCGCCCTCGTCTGGATCGGCATAATCGGTTTCGCTCTCGACCGGATCGTCGGCTGGATCGGCCGCCGCATCGCCCGCCAGGCCTGA
- a CDS encoding alginate export family protein, which produces MSSVVLLPAAAQAVKIKPIVDTRLRYEGVEQQGIARDADALTLRARVGAEATEGPFSILIEGEGTLAIDESYFSGVNRKTTYPVVADPETVEINRIQLQYKGKGLTITGGRQRINLDDQRFVGGVAWRQNEQTFDAARVEWSPIKDVKLDVVYSWSVRTIWGVDGGTRGFTNRPQAMSGDDIFVNGSYKTPYGLLTGFFYRIDEDENVVALRRNSSNTYGLRFAGSRPLSKAVKWNYIVSYAHQQDNGTNPLDYSADYFLAEGGLDIGAWKLGAGVEQLGADRSVLTKATGARFPAGFAFMTPFATLHKFNGWADKFLTTPAQGLTDYYGSIGYGLKKVGPFDTITATAMYHRFNSDIAGIHYGDELNLQLVAKMKKYTFLAKYADYQRKGIASYAGDADTKKLWLSVEWAF; this is translated from the coding sequence ATGTCCTCTGTAGTTCTGCTTCCAGCCGCCGCGCAGGCGGTCAAGATCAAGCCGATCGTCGATACGCGGCTTCGCTACGAGGGTGTCGAGCAGCAGGGCATTGCCCGCGACGCCGACGCGCTGACCCTGCGTGCCCGGGTGGGGGCGGAGGCGACCGAGGGACCGTTCAGCATCCTGATCGAAGGGGAAGGCACACTGGCGATCGACGAGAGCTATTTCAGCGGCGTCAACCGCAAGACGACCTATCCGGTCGTCGCCGATCCCGAGACCGTGGAGATCAATCGCATCCAGCTGCAGTACAAGGGCAAGGGCCTGACCATCACCGGGGGGCGGCAGCGGATCAACCTGGATGACCAGCGCTTCGTCGGCGGGGTCGCGTGGCGCCAGAACGAGCAGACCTTCGATGCCGCGCGTGTCGAATGGAGCCCGATCAAGGACGTCAAGCTGGACGTCGTCTACAGCTGGTCGGTCCGCACCATCTGGGGCGTCGACGGCGGCACGCGCGGCTTCACCAACCGGCCCCAGGCGATGAGCGGCGACGACATCTTCGTCAACGGCTCCTACAAGACGCCCTATGGCCTGCTGACCGGCTTCTTCTATCGGATCGACGAGGACGAGAATGTCGTCGCGCTCCGCCGCAACAGTTCCAACACCTACGGCCTGCGTTTCGCGGGCAGCCGCCCGCTGAGCAAGGCGGTCAAGTGGAACTACATAGTGAGCTATGCCCATCAGCAGGACAACGGCACCAACCCGCTCGATTATTCGGCCGATTATTTCCTGGCCGAAGGCGGGCTGGACATCGGCGCCTGGAAGCTGGGCGCGGGCGTGGAACAGTTGGGGGCGGACCGCTCCGTGCTCACCAAGGCGACCGGCGCGCGTTTCCCGGCGGGCTTCGCCTTCATGACGCCCTTCGCCACGCTGCATAAGTTCAACGGCTGGGCCGACAAGTTCCTGACCACCCCGGCGCAGGGCCTCACCGATTATTATGGATCGATCGGCTATGGCCTGAAGAAGGTGGGACCGTTCGACACCATCACGGCGACCGCGATGTACCATCGTTTCAACAGCGATATCGCCGGCATACATTATGGCGACGAACTGAACCTGCAGCTTGTCGCGAAGATGAAGAAATACACCTTCCTGGCCAAATATGCCGATTACCAGCGCAAGGGCATCGCCAGCTATGCGGGCGACGCAGACACCAAGAAGCTGTGGCTGTCGGTGGAATGGGCGTTCTGA
- a CDS encoding ABC transporter ATP-binding protein, which produces MKHRSYLALEGIGVTFPTPKGPFTALRDIELSIEKGEFVALIGHSGCGKSTLLNIVAGLVKPSRGVVFLDGEVVDKPGPDRAVIFQDHSLLPWLTVEENVRLAVDKVMGGKSRAERRDWVLHNLELVKMAHAAAKRPGELSGGMKQRVGIARAISMSPRVLLMDEPFGALDALTRASLQDSVMAIQAELNNTVVMITHDVDEAVLLADRVVMMTNGPAATIGEDLSVKLPRPRNRIEMADTPDYNHARHEILHFLHQRYSNPVDKAA; this is translated from the coding sequence ATGAAGCATCGTTCCTATCTTGCGCTCGAAGGCATCGGGGTCACCTTCCCCACTCCCAAGGGCCCGTTCACCGCGCTTCGCGACATTGAGCTGTCGATCGAGAAGGGTGAGTTCGTCGCGCTGATCGGCCATTCGGGCTGCGGCAAATCGACCCTGCTGAACATCGTCGCCGGACTGGTGAAGCCCAGCCGTGGCGTCGTCTTCCTCGACGGAGAGGTGGTCGACAAGCCCGGGCCGGATCGCGCGGTGATCTTCCAGGATCATTCGCTGCTGCCCTGGCTGACCGTCGAGGAGAATGTGCGGCTCGCGGTCGACAAGGTGATGGGCGGCAAGAGCCGCGCCGAGCGCCGCGACTGGGTGTTACACAATCTGGAACTGGTGAAGATGGCGCATGCCGCCGCCAAGCGCCCCGGCGAACTGTCGGGCGGCATGAAGCAGCGCGTGGGCATCGCCCGCGCCATATCGATGAGCCCGCGCGTACTGCTGATGGACGAGCCTTTCGGCGCGCTCGACGCGCTCACCCGTGCCAGCCTGCAGGACTCGGTGATGGCGATCCAGGCCGAGCTCAACAATACCGTGGTGATGATCACCCATGACGTCGACGAAGCCGTGCTGCTCGCCGACCGGGTGGTGATGATGACCAACGGCCCCGCCGCGACGATCGGCGAGGACCTGTCGGTGAAGCTGCCGCGTCCGCGCAACCGGATCGAGATGGCGGACACGCCCGACTACAACCATGCGCGCCACGAGATCCTGCACTTCCTGCACCAGCGCTATTCGAATCCGGTCGATAAGGCCGCCTGA
- a CDS encoding nitrate/nitrite transporter, with protein sequence MNKGFWAAGHRPTLLAAFLYFDIAFMVWVLLGPLAPAISADLGLSPAQKGFMVAVPTLAGALLRLVNGVLVDRIGPKATGAIGQVIVMTGLLAAWGLGVHSFAGTVAVGIILGFAGASFAVALPLASRWYPAEHQGTALGIAGMGNSGTVFAALFAPTLAKLFGWNAVLGLAVIPLAIVFVIYMIFAKNAPNAPAPKPVTAYLKPLRKADAWWFMLFYGVTFGGFVGLSSSLSIYFTDQFHLTPVMAGYCTAACVFAGSLIRPLGGAVADRIGGTKALTVAYILAAITLSAISTGPATVLLALGLFLVAMLALGFGNGAVFQLVPQPFKEEMGVMTGLVGFAGGVGGFYLASSLGLAKQLTGSPQLGFLIFAGLALIALGGISLVKGRWRSTWASALAGARI encoded by the coding sequence ATGAACAAGGGTTTCTGGGCCGCCGGCCATCGGCCGACGTTGCTCGCGGCGTTTCTCTATTTCGACATTGCCTTCATGGTGTGGGTGCTGCTCGGCCCGCTGGCGCCCGCCATATCGGCGGACCTGGGCCTGAGCCCCGCGCAGAAGGGCTTCATGGTCGCCGTACCTACCCTTGCCGGCGCTCTCCTCCGCCTTGTCAACGGCGTGCTCGTCGATCGGATCGGCCCGAAGGCGACCGGCGCGATCGGCCAGGTCATCGTCATGACGGGCCTGCTCGCCGCCTGGGGCCTGGGGGTCCACAGCTTCGCCGGAACCGTCGCGGTCGGCATCATCCTGGGCTTCGCAGGCGCCAGCTTCGCGGTCGCGCTGCCGCTGGCCAGCCGCTGGTATCCGGCCGAGCACCAGGGCACCGCGCTGGGCATCGCCGGCATGGGCAATAGCGGCACGGTCTTCGCCGCCCTGTTCGCCCCCACCCTGGCCAAACTGTTCGGCTGGAACGCCGTGCTTGGCCTCGCGGTCATCCCGCTCGCGATCGTCTTCGTGATCTACATGATCTTTGCGAAGAACGCGCCGAATGCGCCCGCGCCCAAGCCCGTCACCGCCTATCTCAAGCCGCTCAGGAAGGCCGATGCCTGGTGGTTCATGCTGTTCTACGGTGTCACCTTCGGCGGCTTCGTCGGCCTCAGCTCCTCGCTCTCCATCTACTTCACCGACCAGTTCCACCTGACCCCGGTGATGGCGGGCTATTGCACCGCAGCCTGCGTGTTCGCCGGATCGCTGATCCGCCCGCTCGGCGGCGCGGTGGCCGACCGGATCGGCGGCACCAAGGCACTGACCGTCGCCTATATCCTGGCCGCGATCACGCTGAGCGCGATCAGCACCGGCCCGGCCACCGTCCTGCTGGCGCTCGGCCTGTTCCTGGTGGCGATGCTCGCGCTCGGCTTCGGCAATGGTGCGGTGTTCCAGCTGGTGCCCCAGCCCTTCAAGGAGGAAATGGGCGTGATGACCGGCCTGGTCGGTTTCGCCGGCGGCGTCGGCGGCTTCTACCTCGCCTCGTCGCTCGGCCTCGCCAAGCAGCTGACCGGCAGCCCGCAGCTCGGCTTCCTGATCTTCGCCGGCCTGGCCCTGATCGCGCTGGGCGGGATCAGCCTGGTCAAGGGCCGCTGGCGCTCGACCTGGGCCTCCGCCCTCGCCGGCGCCCGCATCTAA
- the nirB gene encoding nitrite reductase large subunit NirB has protein sequence MLAPTSRERLVVIGNGMAGCRAVEEILARDPDRYSVTIFGAEPYVNYNRIMLSPVLAGEKSFDDIVINTTEWYADNGIELVSGDPVVGIDREEKTITSQGGRVVGYDRLLIATGSDPFIIPVPGKDLPGVISFRDMKDVDTMLAAANQGGDAVVIGGGLLGLEAAHGLSLRGMKVTVIHLMPTLMERQLDEAAGWLLKTELESRGQTILTGADTAEIYGDGKVEGLRLKDGRDIPASLVVMAVGIRPSTALARTAGLAVGRGIHVDDHMVTSDPAVLAVGECVEHDGQVYGLVAPLWEMCRALADGLVAEPSGYHGSVTSTKLKVSGIDVFSAGDFSGGEGAEDIVLRDASRGVYKRVVLRDDKVVGAVLYGDTADGGWYFDLLKKNEDVSEIRDVLIFGQAFAQGGGRADPKAAVAALSDDAEVCGCNGVSKGQVVATIENGACTLDAVRATCKASASCGSCTGLVEQILAVTLGDDYAGERAVKTICKCSSFTHDDVRREIVAQGMKSIPEVMQKLHWTTPDGCSSCRPALNYYLLCAWPGDYVDDQQSRFVNERLHANIQKDGTYSVVPRMWGGLTNPKELRAIADVVEKYNAPMVKVTGGQRLDIFGIKKDDLPAVWADLNAAGMVSGHAYGKALRTVKTCVGSEWCRFGTQDSTGLGVQTERMTWGSWMPHKFKIAVSGCPRNCAEATIKDFGVICVDSGYELHVGGNGGIKLRGTDLLCKVATEQQALDYCAAFIQLYREEAWYLERTAPWIERVGVDYVRSRIVDDEVGREALTSRFLYSQSFSQDDPWAERAAGKDREQHAHLGEFRPIELLAAE, from the coding sequence ATGCTCGCTCCCACCTCCCGCGAACGCCTCGTCGTCATCGGCAACGGCATGGCCGGCTGCCGGGCCGTCGAGGAAATCCTCGCCCGCGATCCGGATCGCTATTCGGTCACCATCTTCGGTGCAGAACCCTATGTGAACTACAACCGGATCATGCTCTCGCCAGTGCTGGCGGGCGAGAAGAGCTTCGACGACATCGTCATCAACACGACCGAATGGTATGCCGACAACGGCATCGAACTGGTCAGCGGCGACCCGGTGGTGGGCATCGACCGCGAAGAGAAGACGATCACCTCGCAGGGCGGCCGCGTCGTCGGCTATGACCGGCTGCTGATCGCCACCGGCTCCGATCCCTTCATCATCCCGGTGCCCGGCAAGGACCTGCCCGGCGTCATCAGCTTCCGCGACATGAAGGATGTCGACACGATGCTGGCGGCGGCAAACCAGGGCGGCGACGCCGTGGTGATCGGCGGCGGCCTGCTCGGGCTCGAAGCCGCGCACGGCCTGTCGCTGCGCGGCATGAAGGTGACGGTGATCCACCTGATGCCGACGCTGATGGAGCGGCAGCTGGACGAGGCGGCTGGCTGGCTGCTCAAGACCGAGCTGGAATCGCGAGGCCAGACCATCCTGACGGGTGCCGACACCGCCGAGATTTACGGCGACGGCAAGGTCGAGGGCCTCCGGCTGAAGGACGGCCGCGACATCCCGGCCAGCCTGGTGGTGATGGCGGTGGGCATCCGCCCTTCCACTGCCCTGGCGCGCACGGCGGGCCTCGCGGTGGGGCGCGGCATCCATGTCGACGACCATATGGTGACGAGCGACCCGGCGGTGCTGGCGGTCGGCGAATGCGTCGAGCATGACGGGCAGGTCTATGGCCTGGTCGCCCCGCTCTGGGAGATGTGCCGCGCGCTGGCCGACGGGCTGGTCGCGGAGCCGAGCGGCTATCATGGCTCGGTCACCTCGACCAAGCTCAAGGTGTCGGGCATCGACGTCTTCTCGGCGGGCGATTTCTCGGGCGGCGAAGGCGCCGAGGACATCGTCCTGCGCGATGCCTCGCGCGGGGTCTACAAGCGTGTGGTGCTGCGCGACGACAAGGTCGTCGGCGCGGTGCTCTATGGCGATACCGCCGACGGCGGCTGGTATTTCGACCTGCTCAAGAAAAATGAGGATGTCTCGGAGATCCGCGATGTGCTGATCTTCGGCCAGGCGTTCGCCCAGGGAGGTGGGCGCGCGGACCCTAAGGCCGCCGTTGCGGCGCTCTCGGACGATGCCGAGGTGTGCGGCTGCAACGGCGTCTCCAAAGGCCAGGTCGTCGCCACGATCGAAAATGGCGCCTGCACGCTCGACGCGGTTCGCGCGACCTGCAAGGCTTCGGCCTCGTGCGGTTCGTGCACCGGGCTGGTCGAGCAGATCCTCGCGGTCACGCTCGGCGACGACTATGCCGGCGAGCGCGCGGTCAAGACGATCTGCAAGTGCAGCAGCTTCACCCATGATGATGTCCGCCGCGAGATCGTCGCGCAGGGGATGAAGTCGATCCCCGAGGTGATGCAGAAACTGCACTGGACCACGCCCGACGGCTGCTCCTCCTGCCGCCCGGCGCTCAACTATTATCTGCTCTGCGCCTGGCCCGGCGACTATGTCGACGACCAGCAGAGCCGCTTCGTCAACGAGCGCCTGCACGCCAACATCCAGAAGGACGGCACCTATTCGGTGGTGCCGCGCATGTGGGGCGGCCTGACCAACCCCAAGGAACTGCGCGCGATCGCCGACGTGGTCGAGAAGTACAACGCGCCGATGGTCAAGGTGACCGGCGGCCAGCGGCTCGACATCTTCGGGATCAAGAAGGACGACCTGCCCGCCGTCTGGGCCGACCTCAACGCGGCCGGGATGGTTTCGGGCCACGCCTATGGCAAGGCGCTGCGCACGGTGAAAACCTGCGTCGGCTCCGAATGGTGCCGTTTCGGCACCCAGGATTCGACCGGCCTGGGCGTCCAGACCGAGCGGATGACCTGGGGCAGCTGGATGCCGCACAAGTTCAAGATCGCAGTGTCGGGTTGCCCGCGCAACTGCGCCGAGGCGACGATCAAGGATTTCGGCGTGATCTGCGTCGACAGCGGCTATGAACTGCATGTCGGCGGCAATGGCGGCATCAAGCTGCGCGGGACCGACCTGCTGTGCAAGGTCGCGACCGAGCAGCAGGCGCTCGATTACTGCGCGGCCTTCATCCAGCTCTACCGCGAGGAGGCCTGGTATCTGGAACGCACCGCGCCCTGGATCGAGCGGGTCGGCGTCGACTATGTCCGTAGCCGCATCGTCGACGACGAGGTGGGCCGCGAGGCGCTGACAAGCCGCTTCCTCTATTCGCAGAGCTTCTCGCAGGACGATCCCTGGGCCGAACGCGCCGCAGGCAAAGACCGCGAACAGCATGCGCATCTGGGCGAGTTCCGCCCCATCGAACTGCTGGCCGCGGAGTAA
- the nirD gene encoding nitrite reductase small subunit NirD — protein sequence MVTGDWLDVGALVEIPLRGARTIKTAGSDEIAIFRTAGNKLYALVNRCPHKQGHLSQGIVHGEAVTCPLHNWRISLVSGEALGEDEGCVPTIPVRIDAGRILISRMAMLAALAAEGEGACTEKAAA from the coding sequence ATGGTGACCGGAGATTGGCTCGACGTCGGCGCGCTGGTGGAGATTCCGCTGCGCGGTGCCCGTACCATCAAGACCGCGGGCAGCGACGAGATTGCGATATTCCGCACGGCGGGCAACAAGCTCTATGCGCTGGTCAACCGCTGCCCCCACAAGCAGGGGCATCTGAGCCAGGGCATCGTCCATGGCGAGGCGGTGACCTGCCCGCTGCACAACTGGCGCATCTCGCTGGTGAGCGGCGAGGCGCTGGGCGAGGACGAGGGCTGCGTGCCTACCATCCCGGTGCGGATCGACGCGGGCCGCATCCTGATCTCGCGCATGGCGATGCTGGCGGCACTGGCGGCCGAGGGCGAAGGCGCCTGCACGGAGAAGGCGGCGGCATGA
- a CDS encoding CmpA/NrtA family ABC transporter substrate-binding protein: MTDRIDDEAGAAMDMGRRTFLKTGTTAAAGLAAAASMSSPVFAAGGKPEVKGAKLGFIALTDASPLIIAKELGLFAKYGMPDVVVAKQASWGATRDNLVLGSGGGGIDGAHILSPMPYLLTLGAIGKATPMNILARLNVNGQAISVEKAYLAARTDINAARMKPLIAQRKAAGRKITMAMTFPGGTHDLWIRYWLAAQGINPDVDVELITIPPAQMVANMKANTMEAFCVGEPWNDQLVAQGLGYTAVSTGQLWMNHPEKAFGMRADWVAANPNAAIALTAAVIDAQRWCDNPANNAKLAEIVGGRDWLKVPVTDIKDRLLGNFTMGDGRVFTNAPFKMKFWGSNASFPYKSHDLWFLTEDQRWGKLPANLNKTAAVAKVNRSDIWRKAAMLAKVPAAQIPKSDSRGVEKFFDGKVFDPANPAAYLASLKIKKI; encoded by the coding sequence ATGACGGACAGGATCGACGACGAAGCGGGCGCCGCGATGGACATGGGCCGCCGCACCTTCCTGAAGACCGGCACCACCGCAGCGGCAGGCCTTGCCGCTGCCGCGAGCATGAGCAGCCCGGTGTTCGCAGCGGGCGGCAAACCCGAGGTGAAGGGCGCCAAGCTGGGCTTCATCGCGCTGACCGACGCATCGCCGCTGATCATCGCCAAGGAACTGGGGCTGTTCGCGAAATATGGCATGCCTGACGTGGTGGTCGCCAAGCAGGCGAGCTGGGGCGCGACCCGCGACAATCTTGTGCTGGGCTCCGGCGGTGGCGGCATCGATGGCGCGCATATCCTGTCGCCCATGCCCTATCTGCTGACCCTGGGCGCGATCGGCAAGGCGACCCCGATGAACATCCTGGCGCGGCTCAACGTCAACGGCCAGGCGATCTCGGTGGAAAAGGCCTATCTTGCCGCCCGCACCGACATCAACGCCGCCCGGATGAAGCCGCTGATCGCGCAGCGCAAGGCGGCCGGCCGCAAGATCACCATGGCCATGACCTTTCCCGGCGGTACCCACGATCTCTGGATCCGCTACTGGCTCGCCGCGCAAGGCATCAACCCCGATGTCGATGTCGAACTGATCACCATCCCGCCTGCCCAGATGGTCGCCAATATGAAGGCGAACACGATGGAGGCCTTTTGCGTCGGAGAGCCCTGGAACGACCAGCTTGTCGCCCAGGGGCTCGGCTATACCGCGGTGTCGACCGGCCAGCTGTGGATGAACCATCCCGAAAAGGCATTCGGCATGCGCGCCGACTGGGTGGCCGCCAATCCGAATGCGGCCATCGCGCTGACCGCGGCCGTCATCGACGCGCAGCGCTGGTGCGACAATCCGGCGAACAACGCCAAGCTCGCCGAGATCGTGGGCGGGCGCGACTGGCTGAAAGTGCCCGTCACCGACATCAAGGACCGGCTGCTCGGCAACTTCACAATGGGCGATGGCCGGGTGTTCACCAACGCCCCGTTCAAGATGAAGTTCTGGGGCTCGAACGCCTCCTTCCCGTACAAGAGCCACGACCTCTGGTTCCTCACCGAGGATCAGCGCTGGGGCAAGCTGCCGGCCAATCTGAACAAGACCGCGGCGGTCGCCAAGGTCAACCGATCGGATATCTGGCGCAAGGCGGCGATGCTGGCCAAGGTGCCGGCCGCGCAGATCCCCAAGTCCGACAGCCGTGGCGTCGAGAAATTCTTCGACGGCAAGGTCTTCGATCCGGCCAATCCGGCCGCCTATCTCGCCAGCCTGAAGATCAAGAAGATCTGA